The genomic segment TTCCTCTCTCAGTGAGTCAATTTAAAGTCTTTGTGGCATCCGGAGTTTCCTTTCACTTCCTCGCCTTTGGCTCATCTTTCCTTAAAAGCACTAATGGCTGTCCCCAGGTATTTGTTTGGCCTCAAGCACACAAAGaaaaggaacaaaaaacagaaaggGGGCCACCTATCCAGCCTGGAGACAACCTCTGATGACCTCAATGAATGCTGATGCAAGagtacccccccacccccctccgccTGTTAAGTTTGGCGAGCAGGCAGGCGAGATCAAACGCTGGTTGGCATTAAACATGCATTGGTGTCAAGTGTGCCACACGCAATGCGGGATTGGTGGCACTGCACATGGCCGGTAATCGCGGCTGTGTGAGAAAGTCTGTCTAATTTTAGAAATGGGACACCGTGAAATGACGATGACGCaacttttttcaagttttgactCAAATGCGGAGCACTGGTGGTGAGTCGTCTCCTGGTTCTGAGGTTAGTTTTCGAATCTCGGCTCATTCCTTTCAATGTTCAACACATAAAACTTTGATGCtttacataattattatttgagCCAATattttgggcattttgacgaatatcggcatcgaatcttgaagaatcatacggccgataTTCGatccataaaagtaaaaaaaatactcaagggAACTAATTATTAAAATTGATGCTGCTTACCCTGTTTGTGTCAGGATGGGGAAGCTTGatgacccaaatgcgggaagacggcaaggaggcagaggttcaatcaaaaaaaaaggaattttcattacttacaaacaaaaggtgatcttccaaattagaagataaaccaaaactagaaccaaaactagaaccaaaacatgggggaacaactgctgcggcggcagacatggctcggggacttgaggctgcggcggcagacgcggCTCGGGGacgaggctgcggcggcagacgtggctcgggtacgaggctgcggcggcagacgagGCTCGGTGACGAGGCtgcggtggcagacgtggctcggggacttggaacagccgcagacgtggttcggggacttggaacagctgcagacgtggttcggggacttggaacagccgcagacgtggttcggggacttcaagctgcggcagacgtggttcggggacttgaaggtgCGACAGACgatgggggagcttgaggacccaaatgtgGGAAgacagggcaaggaggcagaggttcaatcaaaaaaataggaattttaattacttacaaacaaaaggtgatcttccaaattagaagataaaccaaaactagaaccaaaacatgggggagCAACTAGGCAAAAacgaacagcatgacatggggaaaagacgaggcaaaaaaacgggcagcatgacatggggaaaaacaatgaaccgacacagacagcggggagacagcagactaaacacacagacactaaagacacaacaagacacacctggggcaagacacaagtggctgagggcactgattggataacatgaggaagggcaggatcacacttaacaagaccaaggaagacacacaagtaaaacagaatctaaacatgacaaaacccCTCCGTCGATTGACGGCTCCCAGACGTCCCTataacaaaaagttcaaaaacaggacGGGCGGAGGGGGgcacggaggcgggaacctggcacATCCATCAGGGCCAGTCCGGGgggcgtcccggacgccagacgaggggagtCCGGTGGCGCCGGTCCGGAGGGCGCCCCGACGTACACCTCCTGTCCACCCTCATGGGCttgacgccgccatggaagaggCGAAAAGACTttgcacgagagcggccgaggCCAGAAGGCCAGGGACTGCAGCGGCGAGGATgcccggggacttgaggctgccgtggaggcggccgacgaggcacgggggcttggggctgccgcggagccgacacggggacctggggctgccggggagccgacacggggacctggggctgccggGGAgtcgacacggggacctggggctgccggggagccgacacggggacctgaggctgcggcggcagacgcggctcggggacctgaggctgcggcggcagacgcagctcggggacctgaggctgcggcggcagacgttgctaggggacctgaggctgcggcggcagacgcggCTCGGGGacgaggctgcggcggcagacgtggctcggggacctgaggctgcggcggcagacgcggCTCGGGGacgaggctgcggcggcagacgcggctcggggacttgaggctgcggcggcagacgcggctcggggacctgaggctgcggcggcagacgttgctaggggacttgaggctgcggcggcagacgtggctcggggacttgaggctgcggcggcagacgtggctcggggacctgaggctgcggcggcagacgtggctcggggacctgaggctgcggcggcagacgtggctcggggacgaggctgcggcggcagacgtggctcggggacgaggctgcggcggcagacgagGCTCGGGGACGAGGCTGCGGTGGCAGACGCGGCTTTGGGACTTGGaacggcggcagacgtggttcggggacttggaacggcccgcagacgtggttcggggacttggaacaGCCGCAGACggggttcggggacttggaacaGCCGCAGACGTGGTTCAGGGACTTGGAACAGccgcagacgtggttcggggactttgaaCAGccgcagacgtggttcggggacttggaacagccgcagacgtggttcggggacttggaacaGCCGCAGatgtggttcggggacttggaacaGCCGCAGAcatggttcggggacttggaactgcggcagacgtggttcggggacttggaactgcggcagacgtggttcggggacttggaactgcggcagacgtggttcggggacttgaagctgcggcagacgtggttcggggacgtGAAGGTGcgacagacgtggttcggggacttgaaacagcaacagacgtggttcggggagttGGGGCTGGTGACTCCGAGCGCCACCAGCTGAAGCCCAACGACGTCCGACTCCCTCAATCCAGGACAATAGTaggtccatttgggcggccatgGCGTGCTGGAGCTCCTCATGGTGTGACAGGCGTGCCTCCTGATTCCACAACTTGGCTTTCAgcgctcccgctgggtccttctcaggttggttcattctgtcaggatgggggagcttgaggacccaaatgcgggaatacagggcaaggaggcagaggttcaatcaaaaaaaaaaaggaattttaattacttacaaacaaaaggtgatcttccaaattagaagataaaccaaaactagaaccaaaacatgaaccaaaacatgggggaacaactaggcaaaaacgaacagcatgacatggggaaaagatgaggcaaaaaacgggcagcatgacatggggaaaaacaatgaaccgacacagacagcggggagacagcagactaaacacacagacactaaagacacaacaagacacacctggggcaagacacaagtagctgagggcactgattggataacacgaggaagggcaggatcacacttaacaagaccaaggaacACACAACaggaaaacagaatctaaacatgacagtttgaaattaaaaataagtgacattttaatacttcagatattttaaaattttggataactttatttaaaggtgcattgtgccgtttaaaaaggtaatattaaagctttttctacatcatgcatgctccgcACATGCGCAGATGAGTTCTATTTATAGCAGAGTGCAGACCCCGCACAAAGTTTTTTCTTACCTTATTTGAAgccatgtctttgtttgtcaactgtggctgtcgctttaagatcgtactcgcacgcgcaccatgaacgagtctgacacagatgctgcagttacgctttgggccagaggtggcagtcgcgagtaagaAAGTAACAAagtgcacaaagatcctttaatgtagaaaacaatagggaggTAGACATGGACTTTGGAAGACATGGTACTGCCCATGGGAGacccctgaactttttgtttgatttttaaaacaaatatgaccATTgattacgctttttttttttttgacaatattttactaaccctaaagttgttcaataaacatgtgcttgaaaaataaagaaaataataaaataaataagagctggagtttgtattattttttttcgcattttgatgccaatatttttctcttttaatgaaaatgaatgtcgGCTCCAAtatcggtatcagccctgaattttttttttccggattATCTCTACTTTacatgcttttcattggacagcaacACTTTGTGCATTCCGGTAATGGCTCCGTAATTAAATTGGAATACGAATGTACGCAGACTTCTGACAAGCGATTGAAGACGACTCGCATGCTTATTAAAATGCCACTGCAAGGAGGTTATGGGATGCGTAGGTGAGtttgacataaacaaacaacacaTCAGGGGGTCCACACACAAAACACCTTGATTCAATATCTGTTGCCATGATAGATGATCACTCATGCACATAGCATCGAATGGATTCCGGAATCTTAATGCAAGGGGTCGCTGTGTGTGTCTATGTGGaatttaagtcattattttcattggcggCATACCTCCTTCAAGCTCCACAATTTCCAGAATTCTGCAACCGTTAACGATTAACGCAAGTCGAGTAAAAAGATGATTTATTCCAAAAAGCATTCAAAACAACATATTCCAAATCCATATATGAATAAAAATCCATCAAATGTGTCACTCCGTTAGTGTCAAATTTGGCCCTGTCAAGTTGAACCAAAAGCTAACATTAGGTTGCGTGAATAGCAGCATGTGGACTGGATACACAAGTTAATTGTATCATTTGACAAGGAGGAGCATTTTATTGTTCTGCTTGTCAAGGCAAGGATAGATGACCAAAGATTTACTATTATGCTCTCAAAGCACTCTAATGTGCACAGCGAGGGAATCACTGCTTTACAAAAAGTGAGGAAAGATGTTAGGCTGTAAAAGAAATAAATGCatggacaaaataaataaaggtaaacAGAATTGTTGGTACCACCCATGCATCAATATTTGATCTGATAATATCATTTTGAAGGCCATATATATCAACTAACATTTAGATTAGGACTCTTCAGTAGTCACTGTTTTAGCAATTCTTGAATGCAGCTTTTCTTTCTagtgaccaacaccataaagacgACATTTTACAGCATAAATGGCGGCGGCCGCGGCCGATTTAGCAGCtactaagttgctaacgtacataaa from the Vanacampus margaritifer isolate UIUO_Vmar chromosome 10, RoL_Vmar_1.0, whole genome shotgun sequence genome contains:
- the LOC144059423 gene encoding uncharacterized protein LOC144059423 isoform X2; translated protein: MAEPCVSLSRARFLFQYKNALLEICRGAYLCFEVLSDQTGNSPIYGYFHSCGVHVMIRFLDYLKTFHRGLNYTVTCYSSWSPCADCCEALVDFLRNNANVKLRIFVSRLYFMNMKKNREGLRLLNNVGAHLEVMNKKHFEYCWETFVDHQQIPFLPWDNIVENHQHYQAELTKILHKSLSMDLFLLQYKNVVLEQRRGTYLCFTALTDKTANCEYLSGYFHNICAGVHAEIRFLDYLKNFHQELNYTVTCYLSWSPCADCSEALVEFLRNNANVKLRIFVSRLYFMNMKKNRKGLRLLNDVGAHLEVMNKKHFEYCWKTFVDHQQFPFPPWDNIVENHQHYQAELMEILQQLPHPDRMNQPEKDPAGALKAKLWNQEARLSHHEELQHAMAAQMDLLLSWIEGVGRRWASAGGARSHQPQLPEPRLLLFQVPEPRLSHLHVPEPRLPQLQVPEPRLPQFQVPEPRLPQFQVPEPRLPQFQVPEPCLRLFQVPEPHLRLFQVPEPRLRLFQVPEPRLRLFKVPEPRLRLFQVPEPRLRLFQVPEPRLRLFQVPEPRLRAVPSPRTTSAAVPSPKAASATAASSPSLVCRRSLVPEPRLPPQPRPRATSAAAASGPRATSAAAASGPRATSAAAASSPRATSAAAASSPLATSAAAASGPRAASAAAASSPRAASAAAASSPSRVCRRSLRSPSHVCRRSLVPEPRLPPQPQVP
- the LOC144059423 gene encoding uncharacterized protein LOC144059423 isoform X3, with product MAEPWARFLFQYKNALLEICRGAYLCFEVLSDQTGNSPIYGYFHSCGVHVMIRFLDYLKTFHRGLNYTVTCYSSWSPCADCCEALVDFLRNNANVKLRIFVSRLYFMNMKKNREGLRLLNNVGAHLEVMNKKHFEYCWETFVDHQQIPFLPWDNIVENHQHYQAELTKILHKSLSMDLFLLQYKNVVLEQRRGTYLCFTALTDKTANCEYLSGYFHNICAGVHAEIRFLDYLKNFHQELNYTVTCYLSWSPCADCSEALVEFLRNNANVKLRIFVSRLYFMNMKKNRKGLRLLNDVGAHLEVMNKKHFEYCWKTFVDHQQFPFPPWDNIVENHQHYQAELMEILQQLPHPDRMNQPEKDPAGALKAKLWNQEARLSHHEELQHAMAAQMDLLLSWIEGVGRRWASAGGARSHQPQLPEPRLLLFQVPEPRLSHLHVPEPRLPQLQVPEPRLPQFQVPEPRLPQFQVPEPRLPQFQVPEPCLRLFQVPEPHLRLFQVPEPRLRLFQVPEPRLRLFKVPEPRLRLFQVPEPRLRLFQVPEPRLRLFQVPEPRLRAVPSPRTTSAAVPSPKAASATAASSPSLVCRRSLVPEPRLPPQPRPRATSAAAASGPRATSAAAASGPRATSAAAASSPRATSAAAASSPLATSAAAASGPRAASAAAASSPRAASAAAASSPSRVCRRSLRSPSHVCRRSLVPEPRLPPQPQVP